One segment of Rhodohalobacter mucosus DNA contains the following:
- a CDS encoding YaiO family outer membrane beta-barrel protein, whose protein sequence is MDLTKGKIIWAGIFAVLISTNIQPVLAQTSSAPNQPYRGLGNMVATAFTYDRYGDDFEDWQRMYLEYRKFTEKNTYIGRLNVGNRFRLTDYQGEIDLWPIFSGKWYGNFNLGLSGGDLFPEFKGSGELYRVIPGGFEASAGVRYLKFSTDDVFIFTGSLNKYAGSWLLIARPFITPQDSGVSASLNVTARRYFGNPEKFASVIAGFGFSPDERSLIDGVPEERLLKTRYVGLIGNYLVQNRFELFGEVKASSQEFPFTDQFVSIYTFETGIRYRF, encoded by the coding sequence TTGGATTTAACAAAAGGGAAAATCATTTGGGCCGGCATTTTTGCCGTTCTGATAAGCACAAATATACAGCCGGTATTGGCACAGACATCTTCAGCCCCGAATCAACCGTATCGCGGCCTTGGCAATATGGTGGCCACGGCCTTTACCTACGACCGGTATGGCGATGACTTTGAGGACTGGCAGCGTATGTACCTTGAGTACAGAAAGTTTACGGAGAAAAATACGTATATCGGCAGGCTGAATGTGGGGAATCGTTTTAGGCTCACGGATTACCAGGGAGAAATAGATCTATGGCCCATATTCAGCGGGAAATGGTACGGTAATTTCAACCTGGGGCTCTCAGGAGGCGACCTCTTTCCTGAGTTTAAGGGAAGCGGAGAATTGTACCGGGTGATTCCCGGGGGATTTGAAGCCTCAGCAGGGGTTCGCTATTTAAAATTCAGTACAGATGATGTTTTCATTTTTACAGGCTCCCTGAATAAGTACGCCGGAAGCTGGCTTTTAATAGCGAGGCCGTTCATTACGCCACAGGATTCGGGAGTGTCTGCTTCATTGAATGTTACAGCCAGGCGCTATTTTGGAAATCCCGAAAAATTTGCATCAGTAATTGCAGGGTTTGGTTTTTCACCGGATGAACGAAGTCTGATAGACGGGGTACCTGAGGAGCGCCTTCTCAAAACCCGGTATGTCGGGCTGATCGGCAATTATCTTGTTCAGAATAGGTTTGAGCTTTTTGGAGAAGTAAAAGCAAGCAGCCAGGAGTTTCCGTTTACAGATCAGTTTGTAAGCATTTACACATTTGAAACCGGAATACGTTACCGCTTCTGA
- a CDS encoding glycosyltransferase family 2 protein: MTEFAGHILPYLYQFLNYLDSIGWLFITYFFVVNSIYIVMVFISLFYIRKLQNYYSVFEPEGVFQSDLYKTITVIAPAYNEEVNIIDSVETMMQMHYRDLELVVVNDGSTDRTMEKLINHFELREDTVPVYSDLPHRKINKTYRSARYDNLIVVDKENGGKSDALNAGINFTNRDLFCSIDADSILEPDALNKMLRAFVEDKKLVAAGGIVRIANGCHISDYEIRKVDIPKSFLARLQTVEYLRSFLFGRVGWDFFNSLFIISGAFGIFDRKAVIRAGGYSRDSVGEDMELVVRLHRFFREQKEEYRIRYIPEPVCWTEVPENWLDLSSQRNRWQRGLADSLWRHKTMFFNRKYGRIGNLTMPYFFFIEFLGPIIEMLGYFYLISVILTFGVYETFVVLFLSVSILLGMMLSISSLISEEATFRRYGSAKNIITLTLYAILENLGYRQINTWWRFKGVFDYIRGKRGWGSIQRQGFKQDSKPRQPVKSPKTDWRIKMRKASYWILVSTIPPAAIYLLLKLMFQF, from the coding sequence ATGACCGAATTTGCAGGACATATTCTTCCTTATCTCTACCAGTTTCTGAACTATCTGGACTCCATTGGGTGGCTGTTCATCACCTATTTTTTTGTTGTGAACTCCATCTATATCGTGATGGTGTTCATTTCCCTTTTCTACATTCGCAAACTTCAAAATTACTACTCGGTTTTTGAGCCTGAGGGGGTGTTTCAGTCCGACCTCTACAAGACCATTACGGTCATCGCGCCCGCTTATAACGAAGAGGTGAATATCATTGATTCCGTTGAAACAATGATGCAGATGCACTACAGGGACCTTGAGTTGGTGGTAGTGAATGACGGCAGTACCGACCGGACAATGGAGAAGCTGATTAACCACTTCGAACTGAGAGAGGATACGGTTCCTGTTTATTCTGATTTACCGCACCGGAAAATCAATAAAACGTACCGGTCTGCGCGCTATGACAATCTTATTGTTGTGGACAAGGAGAATGGAGGCAAATCCGATGCCCTGAACGCAGGGATTAATTTCACAAATCGCGATCTTTTCTGTTCAATTGATGCGGATTCCATCCTGGAACCCGACGCGCTCAATAAAATGCTTCGTGCATTTGTTGAGGACAAAAAACTCGTGGCGGCGGGCGGGATTGTACGGATTGCAAACGGCTGTCACATTTCAGACTATGAAATCAGGAAGGTGGATATTCCAAAAAGTTTTCTGGCCCGGCTGCAAACTGTTGAATATCTGCGCTCATTCCTGTTCGGACGAGTGGGCTGGGATTTTTTCAACAGCCTTTTCATTATCTCGGGAGCATTCGGCATTTTCGACCGTAAGGCGGTTATCAGGGCCGGAGGCTACAGCCGCGACTCCGTCGGGGAAGATATGGAGCTGGTGGTTCGCCTTCACAGGTTTTTCAGGGAGCAAAAGGAAGAGTACCGCATACGCTATATTCCAGAACCCGTATGCTGGACGGAAGTACCCGAAAACTGGCTTGACCTTTCTTCCCAGCGAAATCGCTGGCAGCGGGGACTGGCGGACTCGCTTTGGAGGCACAAAACCATGTTTTTTAACCGGAAATATGGAAGAATCGGAAACCTTACCATGCCCTACTTCTTTTTTATAGAGTTTCTGGGCCCAATTATTGAGATGCTGGGCTATTTCTATTTAATAAGTGTTATTCTCACTTTTGGCGTCTATGAAACCTTTGTGGTTCTGTTCCTCTCTGTTTCCATCCTTCTTGGCATGATGCTTTCCATCTCATCCCTTATCAGTGAGGAGGCTACATTCAGGCGCTACGGCAGTGCAAAAAATATCATAACGCTCACCCTGTATGCAATTCTTGAAAACCTCGGATACAGGCAAATCAATACCTGGTGGAGGTTTAAAGGGGTTTTCGACTACATCAGGGGCAAGCGGGGCTGGGGCAGCATACAACGGCAGGGATTTAAGCAGGATTCAAAGCCAAGGCAGCCCGTTAAATCTCCAAAAACAGACTGGCGGATAAAAATGCGTAAAGCCTCCTACTGGATACTGGTTTCCACAATACCTCCTGCCGCGATCTATCTGCTGCTCAAGCTTATGTTTCAATTCTGA
- a CDS encoding sulfurtransferase, giving the protein MKVKYIVTFLLPLLLITACSQQVDQPLTDYPNSELLISAAELNEQINGGDDPVVIDTRAEEPDSLIPGAVHFQAVSELIDPDHPVESYLIGPEAFEEKMRALGLDNEDRLVLYDGGNSLAAARLFYALDYYGFSNAAILNGGFEAWMEEALPFAKEPESPESGMFTVAVQEAKICDINYIVEASNDPDKIIFDVRSPEEYRGETDRAEKNGHIPNAINLEWNNLIESEGVPYFLSAAEIQDKLNAMGITWDKEIITHCQSNVRGSHAYFTLRLMGYDSVRAYEGSWSEYGNSSETVVQSTVSE; this is encoded by the coding sequence ATGAAGGTAAAATACATTGTCACTTTTCTCCTCCCGCTTCTTCTAATCACGGCATGTTCACAACAAGTTGATCAGCCGCTTACGGATTATCCAAACTCCGAACTGCTGATCAGCGCTGCTGAGCTGAATGAACAGATTAACGGCGGTGATGATCCGGTAGTGATTGACACAAGAGCTGAAGAGCCGGATTCACTGATTCCAGGAGCTGTTCACTTTCAGGCTGTTTCGGAACTGATTGATCCGGATCACCCTGTTGAATCCTACCTGATCGGGCCTGAGGCTTTTGAGGAAAAAATGAGGGCACTGGGACTGGATAACGAGGACAGGCTTGTGCTGTACGACGGCGGAAACTCCCTTGCGGCAGCCAGGCTGTTTTACGCGCTGGACTATTATGGGTTTTCAAACGCTGCCATACTGAATGGTGGATTTGAGGCATGGATGGAAGAGGCACTGCCCTTTGCAAAAGAACCGGAATCTCCGGAATCCGGGATGTTTACAGTTGCTGTTCAGGAGGCAAAAATTTGCGACATCAATTACATTGTAGAAGCTTCAAATGACCCGGATAAAATCATTTTTGACGTACGCTCACCCGAAGAGTACAGGGGTGAAACGGATCGTGCGGAAAAAAATGGCCATATTCCTAATGCGATAAATCTGGAGTGGAATAACCTGATTGAGTCGGAAGGCGTACCCTATTTTCTTTCCGCAGCCGAGATTCAGGACAAATTAAATGCAATGGGCATTACATGGGACAAAGAGATTATTACGCATTGCCAATCGAATGTACGCGGATCTCATGCTTACTTCACACTGCGGCTGATGGGGTACGATTCAGTGAGAGCCTATGAGGGTTCATGGTCTGAATACGGTAACAGTTCGGAAACGGTGGTACAGTCAACAGTTTCAGAATAA
- a CDS encoding S9 family peptidase yields the protein MTLILSFLFIHSISFAQTEITPQHISKVTAVTGSAISDDGNHIAYTVSVPSDPYLENAGSQTELHVYSVSEGISKPYYTSGSVSGVQFRPENNSVSFLASQSGDNGRALYEVPLDGGEAVKLFGFERSILSYSWHNDGNHIVFTAFDAAESSDSPLPYTADVYEENRPNRKAYITNVMHSNHTPHLIDLEGSVYMMAWSPEGSRIAVSAAPTPTVDDFYMAQQVFVIDYRTREVVAEVNNEGKIGQIVWSPDGTQLALRAGMDIHDPIDGRILIVSAEGGTPRIIDRGFEGKYEHIDWTDTNEISFLASISTSTAIGTIRPDGRSKNYVLEADAHAITSFSKATGGAVSFTASTPAHPTELFHLSARRNAEPERLTHHNPWLEEAELGRQEVVRYTARDGEFDIEGMLIYPVNYSEGTRVPVITVVHGGPEAHYSNGWLTSYSMPGQMAAAKGYAVFYPNYRGSTGRGVDFAYSSQSDLAGKEFDDVVDGVDYLIEQGVADRDRIGVTGGSYGGYASAWMSTYYSDRFAASVMFVGISNNLSKWGTSDIPDELFLVHSRERMWESDDMWMNYLKRSPVYYVDRSQTPILIMHGAEDTRVHPAQSLELYRHIKVRKPDVPVRLVWYPGEGHGNTRASSRLDYAYRMLRWFDTYLMTGDADAELPHWDAPIPEAGE from the coding sequence ATGACCCTCATCCTATCATTTTTATTTATACACAGTATATCTTTTGCGCAGACTGAGATTACGCCGCAGCACATCTCAAAAGTGACCGCTGTAACAGGGTCGGCTATATCAGATGACGGCAACCACATTGCCTATACGGTAAGTGTTCCATCTGATCCTTATCTCGAGAATGCGGGCAGCCAGACAGAGCTGCACGTCTACTCCGTCAGTGAGGGCATATCCAAACCTTATTATACGAGTGGTTCAGTGAGCGGTGTGCAATTCAGACCGGAAAATAACTCCGTCTCATTTCTGGCCAGTCAGAGCGGCGACAACGGAAGGGCATTGTATGAGGTGCCCCTTGACGGTGGAGAGGCCGTGAAGCTCTTCGGGTTTGAGCGAAGCATTCTAAGCTACTCCTGGCATAATGATGGAAATCACATTGTATTTACGGCATTCGATGCTGCAGAAAGTTCAGATTCACCTCTTCCCTATACTGCAGACGTATATGAAGAGAACCGGCCAAATCGTAAGGCGTATATTACCAACGTAATGCACAGCAACCATACCCCACACCTCATCGACCTGGAGGGATCCGTGTACATGATGGCGTGGAGTCCGGAGGGGAGCCGAATTGCCGTTTCAGCAGCTCCCACGCCTACTGTTGACGACTTCTATATGGCGCAGCAGGTATTTGTTATCGATTACCGCACGCGGGAGGTTGTTGCGGAAGTGAACAATGAAGGAAAAATCGGCCAGATTGTATGGAGTCCCGATGGTACGCAGCTCGCTCTTCGTGCAGGCATGGATATTCATGATCCTATTGACGGAAGAATCCTGATTGTGTCTGCGGAAGGCGGTACGCCCCGCATCATCGATCGGGGTTTTGAAGGAAAGTATGAGCACATAGACTGGACAGATACCAATGAGATCTCATTCCTGGCAAGCATCAGCACAAGCACAGCCATTGGAACTATTCGTCCCGACGGGCGCTCTAAAAATTACGTGCTGGAGGCAGACGCCCATGCCATCACATCCTTTTCAAAAGCAACCGGCGGCGCGGTCTCTTTTACGGCCAGCACACCCGCTCATCCCACCGAGCTCTTCCATCTGTCAGCACGCAGAAACGCTGAACCTGAACGCTTAACCCATCACAACCCCTGGCTTGAGGAAGCAGAGCTTGGCAGGCAGGAAGTGGTTCGATATACGGCAAGAGATGGTGAATTCGATATTGAGGGCATGTTGATTTATCCGGTCAATTACAGTGAAGGAACCAGGGTGCCGGTCATTACCGTGGTGCATGGCGGACCTGAAGCACATTACAGCAATGGCTGGCTTACATCCTATTCCATGCCGGGGCAGATGGCTGCAGCAAAGGGGTACGCTGTTTTTTATCCTAACTATCGGGGCAGCACAGGCCGCGGAGTGGATTTTGCCTACAGCAGCCAATCGGATCTGGCCGGCAAAGAGTTTGATGATGTGGTAGACGGAGTTGACTACCTGATTGAGCAGGGAGTTGCGGATCGTGACAGAATTGGTGTTACAGGAGGCTCTTACGGCGGATATGCCTCTGCCTGGATGAGCACCTACTACTCCGACAGGTTTGCAGCTTCAGTTATGTTCGTTGGGATCAGCAACAACCTCTCAAAATGGGGTACCAGCGACATCCCGGATGAGCTGTTTCTTGTACACTCACGAGAGCGCATGTGGGAATCCGACGATATGTGGATGAACTACCTGAAACGAAGTCCCGTATATTATGTAGACCGTTCACAGACACCTATTCTGATTATGCACGGGGCAGAAGATACGCGAGTGCACCCTGCACAGTCTCTTGAACTCTATCGCCACATTAAAGTGAGAAAACCGGATGTACCCGTTCGGCTTGTGTGGTATCCAGGTGAAGGACACGGGAATACACGTGCGTCATCCCGGCTGGATTATGCATACCGTATGCTCCGGTGGTTTGACACGTACCTGATGACCGGCGATGCAGATGCGGAGCTGCCCCACTGGGATGCTCCCATACCTGAAGCAGGAGAATAA
- a CDS encoding response regulator, which translates to MKTRTPSILLIEDDPVVAKLIEHRLTKNQFRFERRNNGLDGLKAIRELSPDLVLLDVMLPSMNGLELLRQIRSEKQIRDTRVIMLSASMKIKDKEKAFSYEAMDYVEKPFQTDELIIRINKALAPVK; encoded by the coding sequence ATGAAAACACGTACACCGTCTATCCTTTTGATCGAGGACGACCCGGTTGTTGCCAAGCTCATCGAGCATCGCCTGACTAAAAACCAATTTCGGTTTGAGCGCCGGAATAACGGGTTGGATGGCCTGAAAGCCATCAGAGAATTGAGCCCCGACCTGGTACTTCTTGACGTTATGCTGCCAAGCATGAACGGACTGGAACTTCTGAGACAGATTCGGAGCGAAAAACAGATCAGGGATACAAGGGTTATTATGCTCAGCGCATCCATGAAAATCAAAGACAAAGAAAAGGCGTTCAGCTACGAGGCAATGGATTATGTTGAGAAACCCTTTCAGACGGACGAATTGATAATACGCATTAACAAAGCACTGGCACCGGTAAAATAA